From a region of the Zerene cesonia ecotype Mississippi chromosome 11, Zerene_cesonia_1.1, whole genome shotgun sequence genome:
- the LOC119830094 gene encoding peptidyl-prolyl cis-trans isomerase-like 3, with the protein MSVTLHTDVGDIKIELFCEQCPKACENFLALCASDYYNGCLFHRNIKGFIVQTGDPTGTGKGGTSIWGRKFEDEFKEELKHNARGILSMANNGPNTNGSQFFFTYGEQPHLDLKYTIFGRIIDGFEALDDLERMAVNPKTFKPITEARITSVTIHANPLAG; encoded by the exons ATGTCGGTTACCTTGCACACGGATGTAGGCgacataaaaattgaattattttgtgaGCAATGCCCAAAAGCATGTGAAAATTTCCTCGCACTATGTGCTAGTGATTACTACAATGGTTGTCTTTTCCACAGAAACATAaag GGTTTTATTGTGCAAACTGGAGATCCTACTGGTACAGGAAAAGGTGGGACATCAATATGGGGCAGAAAATTTGAAGATGAATTCAAAGAAGAATTAAAG CATAATGCAAGAGGAATATTGAGTATGGCTAATAATGGACCAAACACAAATGGAAGCCAGTTTTTCTTCACATATGGAGAACAACCgcatttagatttaaaatatactatttttggaag gATCATTGATGGTTTTGAAGCACTTGATGATCTGGAAAGGATGGCTGTTAATCCAAAGACATTTAAACCAATAACTGAAGCGAGAATAACATCAGTAACTATACATGCAAATCCTTTAGCCGGTTAA
- the LOC119830541 gene encoding mucin-2-like — protein MIGNKLLLALLPLLAFGNAQNTGWTDSSPFARFPPRFIPRPVYNPPTIVQTTLPPPVTRPATPIYPSSRSPLIPNSFEPAQRLPTFFRPRAYTQSPPALSSSSASPAQKPTIIVLPGDHSESNTPKPSLTIVYPTNYNRPGDVPLTHESEIILQPSSSTESEPQQTGYQPLEFHPAFPSRPALILDQNQSAPEPAQPSLQPQPEFATPEIQPSPSVPQPIKIQSSLQAQPEVVAPQVPPSPQPQPEDIAPQTTPSSQSELDDVELLEPSSQSEPIVVASQAPPSLQLKPEAVAPQAQPFPETEAVVSLVQPSSQLEPEVVVPPLQQAQPIHLSSPTDPRTKFVPTSPWSKPSWPQFTKPSTIPNHPYPWMPTTALPIPLPSRTTTTPAKPILLPSRTSTTPLPPVTIISIPTTAPTPKLPIHSGQLIGLKDYKCAQSNSYFSVPNQCDTFIECKANTAMQVECPDGLHFNPNAVWPEYPCDYPSRVNCGANFAKQVPQPTTNCPRQFGYFPSPSSDCGKYTMCQKGKATEMSCPAGLAFNPVKSICDWPADVPSCNPDVYNRHILITVFQGFICPAPDMDGNGKPSDFISKFRQGKSCKLYIACQQGKPRLLRCDDGFSYDDATQSCIDSDLVTDCT, from the exons atgataggaaataaattgttattagcACTGCTACCATTGCTTGCATTCG GAAATGCACAAAATACTGGTTGGACTGATTCAAGTCCCTTTGCGAGGTTCCCTCCTCGATTTATCCCTAGACCTGTATACAACCCACCTACAATTGTACAAACAACGTTGCCTCCGCCAGTAACGCGACCTGCTACGCCTATTTATCCTTCGTCTCGTAGCCCATTGATACCCAACTCTTTTGAACCAGCCCAAAGACTACCAACATTCTTCAGACCAAGAGCATATACACAAAGTCCACCTGCATTATCTAGTTCTTCGGCATCACCAGCTCAAAAACCCACTATCATTGTGCTTCCTGGTGATCATTCGGAATCGAACACACCGAAGCCTAGTTTAACAATTGTATATCCCACGAATTATAATCGACCTGGAGATGTTCCACTTACGCATGAATCGGAAATTATACTACAACCATCTTCAAGCACAGAATCTGAGCCACAGCAGACAGGTTACCAACCTCTAGAATTTCACCCAGCTTTTCCATCACGACCAGCACTAATTTTAGATCAAAATCAATCAGCACCGGAGCCCGCACAACCTTCGCTTCAACCACAGCCAGAATTTGCTACACCTGAAATTCAACCATCACCTTCAGTACCACAgccaataaaaattcaatcatCGCTTCAAGCGCAACCAGAAGTAGTAGCGCCACAAGTGCCACCATCTCCTCAACCACAGCCAGAAGATATAGCACCACAAACTACACCATCATCTCAATCAGAACTAGATGATGTAGAACTTCTTGAACCATCTTCTCAATCAGAGCCAATAGTTGTAGCTTCACAAGCTCCACCATCTCTTCAATTAAAGCCAGAAGCTGTAGCTCCACAAGCTCAACCATTTCCTGAAACAGAAGCTGTAGTATCACTAGTTCAACCATCTTCTCAACTAGAACCAGAAGTTGTTGTACCTCCACTACAACAAGCACAACCTATACATTTATCTAGTCCTACTGATCCACGAACAAAGTTTGTTCCCACATCGCCTTGGTCTAAGCCAAGTTGGCCTCAATTCACTAAACCATCTACGATTCCCAATCATCCATATCCCTGGATGCCAACAACAGCTTTGCCAATCCCATTACCTTCCAGGACAACCACTACACCAGCTAAGCCTATCCTATTGCCCTCCAGAACAAGCACTACACCATTACCACCTGtaacaataatatcaattcCTACAACTGCACCTACTCCAAAACTTCCTATTCATTCTGGACAGTTAATCGGATTAAAGGATTATAAATGTGCACAGTCAAATAGCTATTTCTCTGTACCTAATCAGTGCGATACGTTCATAGAATGCaag GCTAATACCGCTATGCAAGTTGAATGTCCTGATGGTCTGCATTTCAACCCTAATGCAGTGTGGCCTGAATATCCATGTGATTATCCTTCACGAGTTAATTGTGGAGCCAACTTTGCTAAAC aGGTACCTCAGCCTACGACTAATTGCCCTAGACAATTTGGTTACTTCCCATCGCCTTCTAGTGATTGCGGAAAGTATACAATGTGTCAAAAAGGCAAAGCCACAGAAATGTCTTGTCCAGCTGGCCTCGCATTTAACCCTGTAAAATCTATATGTGATTGGCCAGCTGATGTACCTTCCTGCAATCCTGAcg TATACAACAGACACATTCTTATTACAGTATTCCAAGGATTTATATGTCCTGCACCAGACATGGACGGAAACGGCAAACCTTCAGACTTCATTTCCAAATTCAG acAAGGCAAAAGCTGCAAACTTTATATCGCGTGTCAACAAGGCAAGCCACGTCTGCTCCGTTGTGATGACGGATTCTCTTACGATGATGCAACCCAGAGTTGCATTGACTCAGATTTGGTCACCGattgtacataa
- the LOC119830540 gene encoding uncharacterized protein LOC119830540: MNCQKVKCILRGISDSQNLETLDFSHCKIGDDGASYIAKFITKHGKLRNLILADNIFGPTGIETISQVLNYTSCKIRTLDLRLNNKLGSEGIAHIAVSLARGCNLTSLNISGCGITPDPLEKPPAGVWSAINAANPPTCGDLLARAIGLVKTPLRSIDISVNNVGSMSDMILSNAICLSYLIDINLKRSGMRSFAMAIAESAAAAQRLRRESEKGIRFRRSAGRVVQAHRVVKGMNIDADPVLFAQQLSARPSIVSVASEDGIYNIQTQPLPKDFGFVPAIKNPLPSSYDAMTSGPSTSRRSSHHILIIEPVQELQHATLKRRKSDGSLQTSSSILTNCQLSKSSLK; encoded by the exons ATGAATTGTCAAAAAGTTAAATGTATACTTCGTGGAATATCAGATAGCCAAAATTTGGAGACGTTAGACTTCAGTCACTGTAAGATTGGAGATGATGGTGCTAGTTACATAGCCAAATTCATAACCAAGCATGGTAAATTACGGAATTTAATTCTGGCTGATAATATATTTG GTCCAACTGGCATTGAAACAATATCACAAGTATTGAATTATACAAGCTGCAAAATACGTACATTAGATCTTAGATTAAACAACAAGTTGGGATCTGAAGGAATTGCTCATATTGCCGTCTCTTTGGCAAGAGGATGTAACCTCACCTC cttGAACATATCTGGATGTGGGATTACACCAGATCCACTGGAGAAACCACCAGCTGGAGTATGGTCAGCTATAAATGCTGCGAATCCGCCGACATGTGGCGATCTGTTAGCAAGAGCTATTGGATTAGTTAAAACTCCATTACGGTCTATTGATATAAGTGTTAATAATGTGGGATcg ATGAGTGATATGATACTATCGAACGCTATTTGCCTCAGTTATCTTATTGACATAAACCTTAAAAGATCTGGCATGAGATCTTTTGCAATGGCCATTGCTGAATCTGCTGCTGCGGCGCAGCGATTAAGAAGAGAATCTGAAAAGGGTATTCGGTTTAGACGAAGTGCTGGAAGAGTAGTTCAAGCTCACAGAGTAGTAAAAGGAATGAATATAG ATGCGGACCCAGTTTTATTCGCCCAGCAACTCTCAGCACGACCTTCAATTGTGTCGGTTGCTTCAGAAGAtggtatatacaatatacaaactCAGCCATTACCGAAAGATTTTGGTTTTGTACCTGCTATaaag AATCCACTACCATCAAGTTATGATGCAATGACTTCTGGTCCTTCAACATCAAGAAGATCGAGTCACCATATTTTGATTATAGAACCTGTTCAG GAACTACAGCATGCTACATTAAAACGCCGAAAATCAGATGGCTCTCTTCAAACATCA TCGTCGATACTAACCAATTGTCAACTGTCAAAATCTAGTCTCAAGTAA
- the LOC119830397 gene encoding zinc finger protein 271-like, which translates to MDDSYIIANFHALCRLCLRKSGLTVSIFCNIPDDEENGSLTSKIAECFELQMDPNDGLPNRICYKCLFKVNKCSKFRSLCIQSEARLRQITNRVNELDNSNSSEFNYNNIEQKPKTDNYIVEDSVVMVVDPSLDYDSSEDSENVEQAEVENTEQDNIPDTEPVSESYLKNVFMCQYCDQAFISHEKCKEHEQNVHDPNLPYKCVECSIVFAERNLFIGHTKAVHGNDKPYQCPECDKCFGRRSDLRKHSIVHTGIRPYQCHFCLKSFSRNTNLSKHLRIHAGHKPHVCPMCPRSFVAKGDLQRHVLIHSGMKPYVCRKCPLSFGRKDKLLKHELKHGLTSPNKDFEHDQETHDMVVNVNPFSSLMSPPTDNMNSNEYDLPRVPDHISGEGSFINHLHKAPATSSKLNSPPKQKSPLINKNKPKNIKCHQCPKRFSSLDAYKTHVSIAHMGSRVFQCKVCFKKFPRKRELDRHATIHTAVKSFDCSQCDKKFMRKDKLDKHEQSHECLVVNMPCIECGATFVKKPDLVAHIKSHFTDNFDDKMTETNIKKEQEPDFPIDDNYYDLET; encoded by the exons ATGGATGATTCCTATATTATCGCGAATTTCCATGCATTGTGTCGCTTGTGTTTACGTAAGAGTGGTCTTACTGTttcaattttttgtaatattccgGATGATGAAGAAAATGGATCACTAACCTCAAAAATCGCTGAATGCTTTGAATTACAG ATGGACCCGAATGATGGCCTCCCTAATAGGATTTGCTATAAGTgcttatttaaagtaaataaatgctCCAAATTTAGATCATTATGCATTCAAAGTGAAGCTAGATTACGACAAATCACCAATCGCGTCAATGAACTGGATAATTCTAATTCTTcagaatttaattacaataatattgagCAGAAACCTAAAACAGACAACTACATTGTAGAAGATAGTGTTGTGATGGTAGTTGATCCAAGCCTTGACTATGATTCATCTGAAGATTCTGAAAATGTTGAACAGGCTGAAGTTGAAAATACAGAACAAGATAATATTCCAGATACAGAACCAGTATCAGAATCGtacttaaaaaatgtatttatgtgtcAGTATTGTGATCAAGCATTTATATCTCATGAAAAGTGTAAAGAGCATGAACAAAATGTTCATGATCCCAATTTACCATACAAATGTGTGGAATGTAGTATAGTATTTGCAgaacgcaatttattcattggtCATACTAAAGCTGTACATGGTAATGATAAGCCATACCAATGTCCAGAATGTGATAAATGCTTTGGTCGCCGATCAGATTTAAGAAAACATTCTATAGTTCATACAGGTATAAGACCTTATCAGtgtcatttttgtttaaaaagctTTTCTCGTAATACCAATTTAAGTAAACATTTAAGAATACATGCTGGGCACAAGCCACATGTGTGCCCAATGTGTCCTCGCAGTTTTGTTGCTAAAGGTGACCTCCAAAGACATGTTTTAATACACTCTGGAATGAAACCATATGTATGTCGTAAATGCCCATTATCATTTGGTAGAAaagataaattgttaaaacatgAGTTAAAACATGGACTAACTTCACCTAATAAAGATTTTGAGCATGATCAAGAAACACATGATATGGTTGTTAATGTCAATCCTTTTAGCAGTTTGATGTCCCCACCGACTGACAATATGAACTCAAATGAATATGATCTCCCAAGAGTACCTGATCACATTTCTGGCGAAGGTAGTTTCATAAATCATTTACATAAAGCACCAGCCACCTCCAGTAAGCTTAACTCACCTCCAAAACAAAAATCTCcactcataaataaaaacaaaccaaaaaatattaaatgtcatCAATGTCCAAAAAGATTTTCCTCACTGGATGCATACAAGACACATGTATCAATTGCACACATGGGATCCAGGGTGTTCCAGTGCAAAGTATGTTTCAAGAAATTTCCTCGGAAAAGGGAACTGGATCGTCATGCCACTATTCACACTGCAGTTAAGTCATTTGACTGTAGTCAGTGTGATAAGAAATTCATGAGAAAAGACAAACTAGATAAACATGAACAAAGTCATGAATGTCTTGTGGTAAATATGCCATGCATTGAGTGTGGTGCAACATTTGTGAAAAAACCTGATTTAGTTGCCCATATTAAGTCCCATTTCACTGacaattttgatgataaaatgactgaaacaaatataaaaaaagagcAAGAACCAGATTTTCCTATTGATGACAATTATTATGATCTAGAAACCTAA
- the LOC119830144 gene encoding sarcosine dehydrogenase, mitochondrial, with protein sequence MFKVMKHGYLNPKSKFLKAVNIRKNFYTTKGEVVTSADVVVIGGGIAGCNTLYQLSKRGVNAVLLERAKVTSGTTWHSAGLVWSLRPCDLEIKLLQDSKSVYRGLEKETGEYAGWINNGGMLISRSEIRTQEYYRLQTLGKAMGINSEILDPKEAQKIFPLLNPSVFESALYSPQDGVVDPTMACNALLKAATMNGGKVYDDCPILDVHYKHNLLGNKEVTGIHTEKGFIKTKCVVNCGGAWGPRIARFAGIPALPIIPFKHAYVVSESIPEIRNCPNIRDHDANLYIRIQGESCQIGGYEHNPLILDQLPDNLQFHLYDLNWDIFNVHMESAASLCSKLANIGIKSTICGPESFTPDHKPLLGEDPNVFGLYHNCGYNSAGMMFSAGCGIQMAEWIIKGRPNYNMFSFDIRRFTPSQMSRAHWARESSFEAYVKNYCVVFPNDEHLAGRDSSHDALHQELVEDGAIMQARAGWERPAFFMPGEKIRVQQYDWGGAHDYPKNSDCRYEEILKGEYTFGFSKYHDLIGKEALACRNAAALFNMSYYGKFYLTGPDAQRTADLAFTADLTKKENSVVYSLLLNEKGGVEADLTVSVLDGGSGQLHEPIFKGRGYYVVTSGFSANHTLAHLRRIIQKHKLRATITDVTKQLCVLGIQGPDSQRILQRYTDAGLSNDAFPVNSHRSMHVSKAPYNAQNKAYTCRALRVAWSGELGWELHIPSSSAIEVYKALQSASGLTNAGWRALTSLSLEKGYHLWNADLRNDDNPIEANLGFTCRKGGDYIGNDVVAKVKDRGVTKKYAYFTLDEKVALFGMEAIYRNGEVVGYLRRGDYAFYLDKPVGVGYITNKGEQVTKDYLKDGKYEIEVMGKRYNANFHFKSPFDPTGQRLLGNYGEMGMDENTHEPHAGQNERAGGVE encoded by the exons atgtttaaagtgATGAAACATGGATATTTAAATCCAAAAAGCAAATTTTTAAAGGCGGTGAACATCcgaaaaaacttttatacaaCGAAGGGGGAGGTAGTGACGTCAGCAGATGTTGTAGTTATTG GCGGTGGAATAGCAGGATGTAACACTTTGTATCAGCTATCTAAAAGGGGAGTTAACGCTGTACTCTTAGAAAGAGCTAAAGTAACCAGTGGGACAACATGGCATTCTGCAG GTCTGGTGTGGTCTTTAAGGCCTTGCGATTTGGAGATAAAACTATTGCAAGATTCAAAGAGCGTTTACAGAGGCCTCGAAAAGGAAACAGGCGAATATGCTGGATGGATCAATAATGGTGGCATGTTGATCTCTAGGAGtgag ATCCGCACTCAGGAATATTATCGTTTACAAACTTTGGGAAAAGCTATGGGAATAAATAGCGAAATCCTTGATCCAAAAGAGGCGCAAAAAATTTTTCCTCTTCTGAATCCTTCAGTATTTGAATCGGCTTTATATTCACCGCAAGATGGCGTCGTTGATCCAACAATGGCTTGCAATGCTCTTCTTAAAGCAGCAACTATGAATGGCGGGAAA GTATACGATGATTGCCCTATTCTTGACGTGcattataaacacaatttgCTGGGAAATAAAGAAGTAACTGGCATTCATACCGAAAAAGGATTTATCAAAACCAAATGTGTGGTTAATTGCGGAG GTGCCTGGGGACCCCGTATAGCTCGTTTTGCAGGTATTCCAGCACTGCCTATAATACCATTTAAACACGCCTACGTCGTATCTGAAAGTATTCCTGAAATTCGGAATTGTCCTAATATTAGAGACCATGATGCGAACCTCTATATAAGAATACAGGGCGAATCTTGTCAAATCGGTGGATATGAGCATAATCCATTAATATTAGACCAA CTCCCTGACAATCTCCAATTCCATCTTTACGATTTGAATTgggatatatttaatgtacatatGGAAAGCGCTGCTTCCCTTTGTTCTAAGCTCGCTAATATAGGTATAAAGAGCACGATATGTGGGCCAGAGTCGTTTACCCCCGACCATAAACCTTTACTTGGAGAGGACCCTAATGTTTTTG GTTTATACCATAATTGCGGTTATAACTCAGCTGGTATGATGTTTTCTGCTGGTTGTGGGATACAAATGGCTGAATGGATAATCAAAGGAAG ACCGAACTACAATATGTTTTCGTTCGACATTCGTCGCTTCACGCCATCCCAAATGTCTCGAGCACACTGGGCCCGCGAAAGTAGTTTTGAAGCATACGTTAAGAACTACTGTGTAGTTTTCCCCAACGATGAGCACCTTGCGGGTCGTGATTCCAGTCACGATGCATTACATCAAGAATTAGTAGAGGATGGAGCTATTATGCAGGCCAGAGCTGGGTGGGAACGTCCAGCATTTTTCATGCCAGGAGAAAAG ATAAGAGTTCAACAATATGACTGGGGAGGTGCTCATGATTACCCAAAGAACAGTGACTGTCGTTACGAAGAAATTCTCAAGGGAGAATACACTTTCGGATTCTCTAAATATCACGATCTT attggAAAAGAGGCACTCGCATGTAGAAACGCAGCGGCTCTGTTTAATATGTCGTACTACGGCAAGTTCTACTTGACTGGACCAGACGCACAACGCACTGCTGACTTGGCTTTCACCGCGGACCTCACGAAGAAGGAAAATAG TGTAGTGTATTCCTTgctattaaatgaaaaaggaGGAGTAGAAGCTGACCTGACCGTTAGTGTTCTCGATGGAGGAAGTGGTCAATTGCACGAACCCATCTTCAAA GGTCGCGGTTATTACGTGGTGACAAGTGGTTTCAGTGCTAACCACACTCTGGCGCATTTACGACGTATTATACAAAAGCACAAGCTGCGCGCCACTATCACGGACGTCACTAAGCAACTTTGCGTGTTGGGTATCCAGGGTCCTGACAG CCAACGTATTCTTCAACGCTACACCGACGCGGGACTGTCCAATGACGCTTTTCCAGTGAACTCACACCGCAGCATGCACGTTTCGAAAGCACCTTATAACGCACAGAATAAGGCCTATACTTGCAGAGCATTGCGCGTAGCCTGGTCTGGGGAGCTGGGTTGGGAATTACATATACCTTCGTCATCTGCTATTGAAGTATATAAGGCCTTACAATCTGCTTCTGGATTGACAAATGCTGGGTGGAGAGCTTTGACTTCTCTGAGTCTTGAAAAAG GCTATCATTTATGGAATGCAGATTTGCGCAATGATGACAATCCAATAGAAGCGAACCTAGGATTCACATGTCGGAAAGGTGGTGATTATATCGGAAACGATGTGGTCGCAAAAGTTAAGGATAGGGGAGTCACAAAGAAATATGCATATTTCACCCTTGATGAAAAG GTTGCTTTGTTTGGGATGGAAGCAATCTATAGAAATGGGGAGGTTGTTGGCTACTTAAGACGAGGAGACTATGCATTTTACTTAGATAAACCAGTTGGTGTTGGCTACATCACTAACAAGGGAGAGCAGGTTACGAAAGATTATTTGAAAGATGgcaaatatgaaatagaagTTATGGGAAAACGGTACAATGCGAATTTCCACTTTAAATCCCCATTTGACCCAACAGGGCAAAGATTGCTGGGTAATTATGGAGAAATGGGTATGGACGAAAATACTCATGAACCACATGCTGGTCAGAATGAAAGGGCGGGTGGTGTTGAATAA
- the LOC119830163 gene encoding myotubularin-related protein 2: protein MDKHNSSELLNSDFSLSKNASSDSLDSDSKSSSLNSKHGQESAHVLGDIQLLDGEKVMGVARDVTYLCPYSGPSRGVLKVTNYQLHFRPTDATSLQSTLSVPLGVVSRIEKVGGASSKGENSYGIEVFCKDMRNLRFAHKQENHSRRGIFEKLQQLAFPLSHRLPMFAFSYSESFPEDGWHVYEPVTELRRMGVNNDMWRITRINDKYEICDSYPSVWAVPAAANDELLRSVAAFRSRGRIPVLAWIHPSSQATITRCSQPLVGVSGKRSREDERYIQLIMDANAQAHKLFIMDARPSANAIANKAKGGGYESEDAYQNAELVFLDIHNIHVMRESLRKLKELCFPQIDQTRWFSGIEATCWLKHIKCILAGAVRIVDKVENHKTSVLVHCSDGWDRTAQLTALAMLMLDPYYRTLRGFQVLIEKEWLSFGHKFQLRIGHGDERHSDADRSPVFVQWVDCVWQLQQQFPTAFEFTERLLITIVDHLYSCRFGTFLFNTERERVKEEIKTKTVSLWSYINSRQDLYLNPLYWGPSSFGPNTPLSPYSRPQTVLVPVASLRIIKLWKALYCRWNPTMRQQDPIFQRTRELVALRAQLEAAAAAAAGDHAARQHRLALTPPRVASPHHV from the exons ATGGATAAACATAATAGTTCAGAATTGTTAAATTCAGATTTTTCGCTGTCCAAAAATGCCAGTTCCGATTCATTGGATTCGGACTCCAAATCTAGTTCATTGAATTCCAAACACGGACAGGAATCC GCTCATGTCCTGGGAGATATTCAGCTTCTGGATGGAGAGAAGGTGATGGGAGTTGCTCGCGATGTAACCTATCTTTGTCCATACAGTGGTCCATCTAGGGGAGTCCTCAAAGTAACAAATTATCAACTGCATTTCCGACCTACTGATGCAACATCTTTGCAGAGTACATTAAGTGTGCCTCTTGGTGTG GTATCTCGTATTGAGAAGGTTGGTGGTGCATCATCTAAAGGTGAAAACTCATATGGCATTGAAGTATTTTGTAAG gacATGAGGAACTTGCGTTTTGCTCACAAACAAGAGAATCATTCTCGACGCGGAATTTTTGAGAAATTACAACAGCTTGCGTTTCCCCTATCACATAGACTGCCAATGTTTGCATTTAGCTACTCGGAGAGTTTCCCTGAAGATGGTTGGCATGTTTATGAACCAGTAACGGAGTTGAGAAGAATG GGGGTGAACAATGACATGTGGCGTATAACGCGCATCAACGACAAGTACGAGATATGCGACAGCTACCCGTCGGTGTGGGCGGTGCCGGCTGCGGCGAACGACGAACTGTTGCGTTCGGTCGCCGCGTTCCGCTCGCGCGGACGTATTCCCGTGCTGGCGTGGATACACCCTAGCTCGCAAGCCACTATTACGAGATGTAGTCAGCCGCTTGTTGGG GTGAGTGGTAAGCGCAGTAGAGAAGATGAACGCTACATACAGTTAATAATGGATGCCAATGCACAAGCTCATAAACTGTTTATTATGGATGCCCGACCCAGTGCAAATGCCATCGCTAATAAGGCTAAAGGGGGCGG ATATGAATCTGAAGACGCCTACCAGAATGCAGAACTAGTGTTTCTGGATATACACAACATCCATGTCATGAGGGAGAGCCTCCGTAAACTGAAAGAATTGTGCTTCCCACAAATTGATCAAACTAG GTGGTTCAGTGGAATAGAGGCAACCTGTTGGCTGAAGCATATAAAGTGTATATTAGCGGGCGCCGTGCGTATTGTCGATAAG gtGGAGAATCACAAAACATCAGTATTAGTACATTGCTCTGACGGTTGGGACCGAACTGCACAGCTCACAGCATTAGCAATGCTGATGTTGGATCCGTACTACCGCACGCTCAGGGGATTCCAAGTTCTTATTGAAAAGGAGTGGCTATCATTCGGACACAAATTCCAGTTg CGTATAGGGCACGGCGACGAACGCCACTCGGACGCGGATAGATCGCCGGTATTCGTCCAATGGGTGGATTGCGTGTGGCAGTTGCAGCAGCAGTTTCCCACTGCGTTCGAATTCACTGAGAGACTTTTGATAACGATTGTGGATCATCTGTACTCCTGTAGATTTGGAACGTTCCTGTTCAATACTGAAAGGGAGAGGGTGAAGGAAG aaataaaaaccaagACAGTATCACTGTGGTCTTATATAAACAGCCGACAAGATTTGTACCTGAACCCACTATATTGGGGTCCGTCTTCCTTTGGACCCAACACGCCGCTTTCGCCATATTCTAGACCTCAAACTGTTCTGGTACCGGTAGCTTCTCTGAGGATCATCAAGCTATGGAAAGCGTTATATTGCAGGTGGAATCCAACTATGAGGCAACAA GATCCCATATTCCAACGTACACGGGAGCTGGTAGCGCTGCGTGCGCAGCTGGAGGCGGCCGCGGCCGCTGCGGCGGGCGACCACGCGGCGCGGCAACACCGCCTCGCCCTCACACCGCCGCGCGTTGCCAGTCCGCACCACGTCTGA
- the LOC119830542 gene encoding protein obstructor-E-like, whose amino-acid sequence MYFFAVLATIFVASSFAADAPEPQSAQSNACARRNSYLPVDGQCDAYVECTDYVPSQKLCPDGLHYDPTVAWPNYPCGYPSVVTCKSSYAIQPAQATTDCPHQFGYFPSPIAAPNDCGQYRMCISGKPNEMTCPTGLAFDFSTNRCNWPDLVPSCNAEKYLGYQCPAASFDESGNPIKTNHKFENNCYAFYSCLSGKPRLLSCDTGFAFDPASGQCVDADKVACADNAQAVPQ is encoded by the exons atgtattttttcgcTGTTCTCGCGACAATTTTCGTAGCTTCAA gCTTTGCTGCTGATGCCCCAGAGCCGCAAAGCGCTCAGAGCAACGCTTGCGCACGCAGAAATAGCTACTTACCAGTAGATGGACAATGCGACGCTTACGTGGAATGTACT GATTACGTACCATCGCAAAAGTTATGTCCTGACGGTCTGCACTATGACCCGACAGTTGCATGGCCAAACTACCCCTGTGGATACCCCTCGGTTGTAACTTGCAAGAGTTCCTACGCGATTC AACCTGCGCAAGCAACAACTGATTGCCCTCATCAATTCGGATACTTCCCCTCACCAATCGCTGCTCCCAATGATTGTGGACAATACCGCATGTGTATTTCTGGAAAACCTAATGAGATGACGTGCCCCACTGGACTTGCTTTTGACTTCTCAACCAACCGCTGTAACTGGCCTGACTTAGTGCCTAGCTGCAATGCAGAGA AGTACCTTGGCTACCAATGCCCCGCGGCCAGTTTTGATGAGAGCGGCAACCCTATTAAAACCAACCACAA GTTTGAGAATAACTGCTACGCGTTCTATTCCTGCCTAAGCGGTAAGCCGCGCCTGTTGTCTTGTGACACTGGGTTTGCCTTCGATCCCGCTTCTGGCCAGTGCGTAGATGCTGACAAGGTTGCCTGCGCTGACAACGCTCAAGCTGTACCGCAATAA